The Peribacillus simplex genome contains the following window.
AAGTAACAGAGATGATACACCCAGGCATAACTACAGCGAAATTCTACTACAAAGAAGCAGGACAAATGGCAGCTAAAAGTATCGTAAAGCTTGTTAACGGGGAAGAATTACCAAAATTATCTCTATCAAAATATAAAATTATTGAAAGAGAAAGCGTTGACAATCGTTTACTACACCGATTATAATCAAAATGAAATCGGTTACCAAATATTTCCCCTCTAAAATGTAACCGGTTTCTGTGAATCAACTTGTTGATATTATATTTTTTTGGTTTATTCTGGAACCGGTTCCGTTACTTAATATATTCATATATTTTTTTGGATTCAAACGGAACCGGTTCCAAGTCAGCGTTTATAAACGTTTAAAAGGAGGATCATTATGAATTATAAAGAAGTATCCCAGGAAATATTGGAGGCAATCGGCGGGAAAGAAAATGTGGCAGCTGCAGCACACTGTGCGACTCGGCTCCGCTTAGCTTTACATGATGAAGATAAAGTCGATCAAGCAAAACTAGATGAGATGGATGCAGTAAAGGGAACATATTCAACTGGAGGACAATACCAGATTATTATCGGTGCGGGAACTGTTAATGAAGTATACAAAGAGTTTTCAAAGCTAACTGGACTTACTGAAATGTCGACGAAAGATGTAAAAGATGCTGGTTCGAAGAAAATGAATCCGCTTCAGCGCTTTGTAAAAATGCTTTCTGATATTTTTGTTCCTATTATTCCTGCAATTGTTGCCGGCGGTCTATTGATGGGGATTAACAACTTGCTCACAGCACCTGACTTATTTATCGCAGGGCAATCCATTGTCGAAGCTAACCCGGGATTCGCAGATTTAGCAGCTCTAATTAATACATTTGCCAACGCAGCATTTGTATTCCTTCCAATCTTAATCGGTTTCTCTGCCACACAGCGGTTTGGCGGAAATCCTTATCTGGGTGCTACACTTGGAATGCTAATGGTTCACCCTGACTTATTGAATGGTTGGGGATACGGAGGAGCCTTAGTAAGCGGTGAAATTCAGGTCTGGAATATTCTTGGATTTGAAATTGAAAAAATCGGATATCAAGGCACTGTGTTGCCAGTACTTGTTGCTTCCTTTATTTTAGCAAAAATAGAAACGTATTTGCGAAAAGTCATTCCTTCCGCACTAGACAATATTCTAACACCATTATTGACAATTTTTATTACTGGTATCTTAACGTTCACAGTAGTAGGACCGATTACTCGTGCTACAGGGAACTTATTAACAGATGGTCTCATCTTCTTATATGATGGAACTGGTTTTATCGGAGGAGCTATATTTGGACTTCTTTACGCACCAATCGTTATCACAGGTATGCATCATAGCTTTATTGCTGTAGAAACACAATTACTTTCTGATATTTCAAAAACTGGGGGCTCTTTTATTTTCGTAATTGCAGCAATGTCCAATATTGCTCAAGGTGCAGCAACCCTTGCAGTTACTTTCATTACGAAAGATAAAAAAACAAAAGGTACGGCATCTGCAGCGGGTATTTCGGCTCTTTTAGGGATTTCAGAACCTGCAATGTTCGGTGTTAACTTAAAACTGAAGTATCCATTTATTGGAGCAATTATAGGTTCAGGAGTGGCTTCTGCTTTCGTCACCTTCTTCAAAGTAAAGGCGATTGCACTTGGCGCTGCAGGTCTACCAGGGATTATTTCCATAAAAACAGATACAATTATCTTTTATATAATTGGTATGGCCATTTCCTTTGCTGTTGCCTTTATCGCAACATTCAGTTTAGCAAATCGGACAGATAAAAAAGTTGCTGCCCTTTCTCGAAAAGAAGCAGCCTAATTTATTAATATGAAAAGGGCTGTTCGAAACAAGGAACAGTCATCTGATTTTTTAAAGGAGTCTGATCACATGGGCTGGACAAAAGAACAGCGTTATCGCCGCGTTGAAGATGTTAATCAGGTAGAGCTGCAAAATTTGCAAACAAGAGTAAATGAATGCACATGGCGACAAACCTTTCATATACAGCCTTTATCCGGCCTACTTAATGACCCTAATGGCTTCTCTTTTTATCATGGCGAGTACCATTTATTCTACCAATGGTTTCCACTTGGTCCTGTACATGGGTTGAAGTATTGGTATCATACGAAATCAAAAGATCTTGTTTCTTGGGAAAATGCCGGCATCGGGATCGCACCGGATGATTATTATGACAGCCATGGAGCCTATTCCGGAAGTGCTATTGAATATGAAGGAAAACTATATTTATTTTATACCGGCAACACCCGTGATGAGAATTGGCAAAGACATCCCTATCAATGTATCGCCATCATGGAGAAAACGGGTCAAATTGAAAAATTGACCCATCCATTCATTCGGGACGTACCAGAAGGATATACTAATCATTTCCGCGACCCGAAAGTTTGGAGAGAAAATGATACCTTTTATGCAGTAATCGGTGCACAGCGGAAAGACAAAACAGGATGTGTCGTCCTATATCGTTCCTCCAATCTAGTAAACTGGACATTTGAAGGAGAGTTACAAACTGACCTTGGAGCTTTTGGATATATGTGGGAATGCCCAGATTATTTTGAACTGCAAAACTATGGTGTACTGATGTTTTCTCCACAAGGTTTGGAGCCCAAGGGAGACCTTTACCACAATATTTATCAATCCGGTTATGTTATTGGCAGCAAGCTAGATACAATAACCCACTCATTATCACATGGCTCTTTTCAGGAGCTTGACAGAGGCTTTGATTTTTATGCGCCGCAAACAATGGTTAATCCTGACGGAAGGCGTATCCTTGTCGGATGGATGGGCTTGCCTGAAATCGACCTACCCACAGACAAAAATGGCTGGGCGCATTGTTTAACACTGCCAAGAGAATTATCTGTTCGAAACGGCAAACTGATACAGCGGCCAGTGCAGGAACTTCAAGCGCTACGCAGGCAGGAAACTGAAGTAAAAGGTGTTTTGAAGAACACCAAGAACATGTATGAAGAATTCAAAGGAGTATCCTATGAAATGGTATGTGAATTTGAAAACAACGATGCCGTTGAATTTGGTATTGAATTCAGGGCCGGTGATGATGAAAAAACGGTCATTAAATATGATACTGTAGAGAAAAAAGTCATTCTTGACCGCTCTTCTTCAGGTGAGACCGTTGGAGAAGCTTATGGAACAATCCGAAAATGCTTTGTGAATACCAAAAAAATTAAGTTTCATTTATTTGTAGATACCTCTTCTGTTGAGATTTTCATCAATGACGGTGAAGAAGTATTCACGAGCCGGATCTTCCCTCGTGAAAACAGAAATGAAATTCGTTTCTTTGCATTATCTGGAAGCACCACTTTTCAAGCAAAAAAATGGAGTTATGTATGAAAGCGAGAGGTAAGGTATGAGAAATTTATATGCAATCGGTGAAGTATTAATTGATTTTATCCCCCTTCAAAAAGGAATCGCACTAAAAGATGTAATGGAATTCGAGCGTGCTCCAGGAGGCGCTCCAGCGAATGTTGCTGTATCAGTTGCCAGAAATGGCGGCAATGCATCGATAATTACTAAGCTCGGAATGGATTCATTTGGGGACTTTCTTTTAGAACAATTGCAGCAAGCCGGCGTGAAAATAGATAAAATTACGAGAACGAATGAAGCCAACACAGGCCTTGCTTTTGTATCTTTGCTTGAAAATGGTGAACGTGATTTCTCTTTCTACCGCAATCCTTCTGCAGATTTGTTGCTTCATGAGACTGAAATTAACGATAGCTGGTTTGCAAACGGCGACCTCCTCCACTTCTGTTCAGTCGATTTAGTGGAAAGTCCTATGAAGCATGCGCATGTGAAAGCCATTACTTCTGTAAAAGCAAAAGGCGGAATCATCAGCTTTGACCCAAATGTCCGCCTTCCGCTTTGGACTGATCCTGAAGAATGCCGGAAAACGATTTTAGAGTTTGTTCCAATGGTTCATATTGTGAAAATTTCTGATGAAGAGCTTGAGTTTATTACCGGGATTACTGACAAAGAAAAAGCAGTTTCTTCGTTATTTACTGGTGCTGTTAAAGCAGTAATTTATACAAAAGGAGCTCAAGGTGCCGAATTATATGTAAGAGGTAAAAAATACGAATCAACCGGGTATCGCGTCGGCGTACAGGATACAACAGGGGCTGGGGATGCATTTATCGGAGGCTTGCTGTATCAGTTATTAGAAAAAGACGTTCGGCAAGGAAATCTGGAAGAAGTTCTTGAACTTCATCACCAAGAAATCCTAAGCTTTGCAAACGCTAGTGGCGCTCTTACTACGACTGGAAAAGGAGCAATCTCTTCCATTCCGGCCAAAGAAGCGATTTATCAACTGCAGCAAATCGATCAATAATGGCGCCTACCCTAAACGGAAAAGTACCGACCGATTGGCTTGCTAAGTTGATAAGGACCTATTAAAAGGCCTTGGAGCTGCGGGCGTTTTGGAGGTAGGAAATAACATCTAGGCAATTTTTGGACCGAAATCAGACCAGCTAAAAGAATAAATCAAAAAAGTGATTGCTTAAGAAATTTGCTGTTCAGCCAGAATATTAAAAATAATTGGAGGTATTACCTTGTTAAAAAACTTATTTGGAAAAAAAACAAAAATTTCGGAAATAAAATTAGTATCGCCAATTGAAGGAGAAATTTTAAAGCTTGAAGATGTACCGGATCCAGTTTTTTCACAGAAAATGATGGGAGATGGTATTGCTTTCTTTCCTATCGAAGGGAAGGTAGTGGCGCCGGCTGATGCAAAAGTCATCAATGTCTTCCCGACGAAGCATGCCATTGCATTGGAAACGGCAGAAGGGCTGGAAATATTGATTCATATTGGATTGGACACGGTTAACATGAAAGGAGAAGGGTTTTCCGTTTGTGTGGCAGAAGGTGACCAGGTTAAAGCAGGAGACATATTGGTCACCTACAGCCTTGAACTGGTAAAGGAAAAAGCATCAAGTACTATTACACCGATGATCATTACCAATGGAGACATTGTGACACATTTAGAGTATCACTATAGTGGACAATCTGTAGCCGGTAAAACGACCGTTCTGGTAGTTACCTTAAAATAGGAGAATGAGTAAAATAGAAGAAACTCGTTAAAGAACTAAAGAACATATGACCAAGAGATGTCCACCCCAGAAATGGGGTGTTTTTATTTTAACTAAGTTGGTATCATAACTTAACGGAATTGTGTTACTTTAGGTGGTAATTTGCACTTATTTTAAGTGCTATTTTGCACGTATATTATTACTGCAGTTTTCCGGGGCTGCCATTTGGTGACCTTTTTGCTTAATGAACTCCCTCAGTTTAATAGATAATGCTCACGAATACTCGCTTATTCGCAGGATTTCAAACCACATGGTATAGGTTGCTTTAGATGAACGAAAGAGATCGGACCGTTTTGATAAGATGAGGGCAGATTGAAATAGGGGATCTATTAAAAATCCCATATTATTACATATGCTGCACGCATTTTCCTCGCTGCCCCTGGAGGCTTTCCCTCCCATGTCTCAACGGGTCATAATCCTATGCCCTTTCATTCCTTCGTCATGCCTATCCAAGGGGTGGAGGCCGGTTTTGCTAACGGAACGGGTCATTGCCCTTTTGTTCATTACATCCAGTACTTCGTGCTTTCTTTGAAATCCTACGAATAAGCCAACTTTCGTTAAATAACCATGTGAATGTAAATTTACGCTGCTAGTTGTTCATGAGGGAAGACCATTTCCGGTTTATAGGCAGAGCCATTACGAGCAATCCCTACTAGGACACGGGCGAGTTTTCCACATAGTTTCATGATGGATTTCATTTTCTTTATCTTCTTCACTTTAACATTGTTCGAGTGTAGGGCTTTAAACTCAGGATTATTCATCACCAGACTCATGGTCGCAAGGAAGAGGTAACGCCGCAGGCGTGATCTTCCACGTTTGGAAAGAACAATTTGGCCTTTCCACTTCCCAGAGCTTGCTTCAGCGAGATGCAATCCTGCATGACGAAGGAGCGCATTCCCGTGAGCGAACCCACTCAGATCTCCAGCTTCGCCTAAGATGCCTGCCAGTGAAATCTCGCTGATTCCTTTAATGTCAAGTATTTGCTTAACGAATGGAATCTGTTCCAAGACATTTGTAACTTCTTGCGTTACTCTTTCGAGTTGGGATGAAGCGAGATCATATTCCTCTAATAACTGTCTCAAGTGAAGTTTATACGCATCAAGGGCTTGTTTCGTACCAATTGAACGCTTGGCCAATGCAAGCAGGGAACGGGCTTTTTTATGCCCGGAATGTCGCTTCATACATGATTTCCACCCGGTTACGATATCTTGAAGCTGTAAGGAACATCATTCAGCTGGGGTAGGAAAGAGGCGTAGGGTTGCGATGGCCCCTTTACATGATACATCTTTAAACACTTCCCGGAGCTCGGGAAAGACAACATCCACCCAGCGATTAATTTGGTTGATGGAGCTAACAAGACGCTTAACGAGCACATCTCGGTTAGCCATAAGGACACGAAGTTTTTCAAATGATTCTGAAGTGGAACGAACGAAGGCATAGTAGCCATTCTTCACCATATCAGCGATGACAAGGGCATCTTTTTTATCACTTTTGGATTGCGTATTATCACGATTTTCTTTGTTTCTTTTGACATGGTGAGGATTGACCGTGACGACATCTATGTTTTGTTTGACTAGCCACTTTGAGAGGTTTATCCAATAATGACCGGTAGGTTCCATTCCGACTATCGTGGTGTCTAAGTTTTTCATGTATTTTAGTTCCTTGATCCAGTTTAGTAAGCTAGTAAAACCCTCTTCGTTATTTTCAAAAGACAAAGGTTTCCCGACCACAATGCCCCGATAGTTTACAGCACGGGCCACGTGTACATGTTGGGCAATATCTACACCAACAACTAGATGTTGATCCGTAATTCTTTCAATTAGTTGATTTTGTTTGTTTTGCATTTTAACATTCATAGTAGGGCTTCCTCCTTAAGACTTTGAGTTAGATTGGACTCTATACTCATATCTTACTGAGGGGCTCTATTTTTTTCAAACCTGATATTTAACGATCTACAGGAATGCTAAAGGGGCAGATTAGTTGCATAAGGCATACTCAGATTACTGCAAAGCTACCCTTTAAATAAATTGTGTCATTTACCTATGGGGAACATAACTTAAATCTAAGTACTCCCTTAAAACTAATAAAGAGTGATTGTATGTCTTGTGTTACTGGCATTCTGGAGGATTTGTGTGTTTTTATCAAATTATATAGGAGTGATAAAAATGAATGAAGAGCTTCAAAAATTAATTAACAATTTAATTCAAGTTGAGCATGTTTCAACAACACTATATCTTGCAATGTCTGCGTATATGGGTAGGTTGAACTTAACGGGCATGGCACACTGGTTACGTTTGCAATCAGATGAAGAAAGAACTCATATGCTTAAATTGATTGATTATGTTGTTGATTTGGATGGAACTGTAACACTCAATAATATTCCTGCTCAACCAAGCGACTTCGGAACACCATTAGAAACTTTTCAAAAGGTATTAGCTCATGAACAATTCGTTACAAATTCTTATCGTCAAGCCTATAATTATGTAAATCAAGTTGACCCTCAAGCTTCAGTTATTATACAAGACTTTTTAAGGGAACAAATAAACGAAGAGGCGCAGAGCCTAACAATTGTTAATCGTCTAAAACTTGCTGAAAATAATCCGTCTGCTCTTTTATTACTGGACCAAGAATTAGGGAAAAGGACAATTACTGCGACACCTGCTGCTGGTTGAAAACTAAATTAACAATGAATATAAAGGGGAGAGAGGAGAATCAATAAAAGTTACGCTACTATTGGAGTATGTTAGTTGTGCATAAAAAGGCCTCCAGTTGGTGGTCTTTTTAATGTATAAAAATTTACATTATCATTCATTCGTATTAGAAAAAAATACAATTATTCAACAATTAGGAAATTTAATAACTAAAGTGACATTCTATAATTTACCTTGAATGTTAATTACATTTCCTTACCAAGTACATATGATAATTATATAAACTGTAAGGGGTTGAGAAAAATGTATTATGTTCCTTATATCCATCCATATCAATATCAAAATCCTTATTATGTAAATGGACCAATGTATAACAATGTAAGAAATCCTCATTATTGGAGTGTTAATAATGCTAACCAATTGGGTTTTTTACAATCATCATATGGAAGAAATAATATTGAGGTAAAAGATTATGGATCAAAACCATATGTAGTGAATATCAATGAGGCTACAAAACAAAACACTACCTACCGTACCGCATTATGGACAGGAAAACATTTGCAAGTTACATTGATGAGTATTAAAGTTGGTGAAGACATTGGTTTAGAAATTCACCCTAACGTAGACCAATTTTTACGTATTGAACAAGGTCAAGGGGTTGTTCACATGGGCAATAAAAAGGATAATTTAATCTTTGTAAGAAACGTCTATGATGATTATGCAATAATGATACCTGCTGGCACATGGCATAATGTAACCAATACAGGTAATATTCCGCTAAAACTTTACTCGATATATGCTCCTCCTAACCATCCATTTGGTACTGTTCATGAAACTAAAGCAGATGCATTGGCTTCGGAAGAAGGTTACGGTCCATGG
Protein-coding sequences here:
- a CDS encoding sucrose-specific PTS transporter subunit IIBC, translated to MNYKEVSQEILEAIGGKENVAAAAHCATRLRLALHDEDKVDQAKLDEMDAVKGTYSTGGQYQIIIGAGTVNEVYKEFSKLTGLTEMSTKDVKDAGSKKMNPLQRFVKMLSDIFVPIIPAIVAGGLLMGINNLLTAPDLFIAGQSIVEANPGFADLAALINTFANAAFVFLPILIGFSATQRFGGNPYLGATLGMLMVHPDLLNGWGYGGALVSGEIQVWNILGFEIEKIGYQGTVLPVLVASFILAKIETYLRKVIPSALDNILTPLLTIFITGILTFTVVGPITRATGNLLTDGLIFLYDGTGFIGGAIFGLLYAPIVITGMHHSFIAVETQLLSDISKTGGSFIFVIAAMSNIAQGAATLAVTFITKDKKTKGTASAAGISALLGISEPAMFGVNLKLKYPFIGAIIGSGVASAFVTFFKVKAIALGAAGLPGIISIKTDTIIFYIIGMAISFAVAFIATFSLANRTDKKVAALSRKEAA
- a CDS encoding sucrose-6-phosphate hydrolase, which translates into the protein MGWTKEQRYRRVEDVNQVELQNLQTRVNECTWRQTFHIQPLSGLLNDPNGFSFYHGEYHLFYQWFPLGPVHGLKYWYHTKSKDLVSWENAGIGIAPDDYYDSHGAYSGSAIEYEGKLYLFYTGNTRDENWQRHPYQCIAIMEKTGQIEKLTHPFIRDVPEGYTNHFRDPKVWRENDTFYAVIGAQRKDKTGCVVLYRSSNLVNWTFEGELQTDLGAFGYMWECPDYFELQNYGVLMFSPQGLEPKGDLYHNIYQSGYVIGSKLDTITHSLSHGSFQELDRGFDFYAPQTMVNPDGRRILVGWMGLPEIDLPTDKNGWAHCLTLPRELSVRNGKLIQRPVQELQALRRQETEVKGVLKNTKNMYEEFKGVSYEMVCEFENNDAVEFGIEFRAGDDEKTVIKYDTVEKKVILDRSSSGETVGEAYGTIRKCFVNTKKIKFHLFVDTSSVEIFINDGEEVFTSRIFPRENRNEIRFFALSGSTTFQAKKWSYV
- a CDS encoding carbohydrate kinase family protein, giving the protein MRNLYAIGEVLIDFIPLQKGIALKDVMEFERAPGGAPANVAVSVARNGGNASIITKLGMDSFGDFLLEQLQQAGVKIDKITRTNEANTGLAFVSLLENGERDFSFYRNPSADLLLHETEINDSWFANGDLLHFCSVDLVESPMKHAHVKAITSVKAKGGIISFDPNVRLPLWTDPEECRKTILEFVPMVHIVKISDEELEFITGITDKEKAVSSLFTGAVKAVIYTKGAQGAELYVRGKKYESTGYRVGVQDTTGAGDAFIGGLLYQLLEKDVRQGNLEEVLELHHQEILSFANASGALTTTGKGAISSIPAKEAIYQLQQIDQ
- a CDS encoding PTS sugar transporter subunit IIA is translated as MLKNLFGKKTKISEIKLVSPIEGEILKLEDVPDPVFSQKMMGDGIAFFPIEGKVVAPADAKVINVFPTKHAIALETAEGLEILIHIGLDTVNMKGEGFSVCVAEGDQVKAGDILVTYSLELVKEKASSTITPMIITNGDIVTHLEYHYSGQSVAGKTTVLVVTLK
- a CDS encoding ferritin; its protein translation is MNEELQKLINNLIQVEHVSTTLYLAMSAYMGRLNLTGMAHWLRLQSDEERTHMLKLIDYVVDLDGTVTLNNIPAQPSDFGTPLETFQKVLAHEQFVTNSYRQAYNYVNQVDPQASVIIQDFLREQINEEAQSLTIVNRLKLAENNPSALLLLDQELGKRTITATPAAG